One Halobaculum roseum DNA segment encodes these proteins:
- the gcvT gene encoding glycine cleavage system aminomethyltransferase GcvT, producing the protein MTLRNPPLREVHAERDAKFTEFGGWDMPVEFDSIRAEHAAVREAAGVFDVSHMGEIEVAGPDATALLNRLTTNDVTALSPGDAQYAAITREDGVMLDDTVVYRLPDEERTDETLGTVPAYLFIPNAGHDAEMHERWVDHRDQWGLDCEVRNVTEDWAMFAVQGPEAPDLVASAVDDGGPDVLELPKFSATFAPFAGVECWVARTGYTGEDGFEVLCPWADAEAVWALFADDATPCGLGARDTLRIEQGFLLSGQDFHPEEEPRTPYEADIGFAVDLDAEFVGRDALAAQAEAGVEETFVGIELLDRGVPRHGYDVTNEDGHVVGTVTSGTMSPSLDKPIALGYLPVDLTDPGTEVSVVVRGREKRAKVVSVPFE; encoded by the coding sequence ATGACGCTCCGGAACCCGCCGTTGCGCGAGGTCCATGCCGAGCGCGACGCGAAGTTCACCGAGTTCGGCGGGTGGGACATGCCCGTGGAGTTCGACTCGATCCGCGCCGAGCACGCGGCGGTGCGCGAGGCAGCCGGCGTCTTCGACGTCTCGCACATGGGCGAGATCGAGGTCGCCGGCCCCGACGCGACGGCCCTCCTGAACCGCCTCACCACCAACGACGTGACCGCCCTCTCGCCGGGCGACGCCCAGTACGCCGCGATCACGCGCGAGGACGGCGTCATGCTCGACGACACCGTCGTCTACCGGCTCCCCGACGAGGAGCGGACGGACGAGACCCTCGGGACGGTCCCCGCGTACCTGTTCATCCCGAACGCGGGCCACGACGCCGAGATGCACGAGCGGTGGGTCGACCACCGCGACCAGTGGGGCCTCGACTGCGAGGTCCGCAACGTCACCGAGGACTGGGCGATGTTCGCGGTGCAGGGCCCCGAGGCGCCCGACCTCGTCGCAAGCGCGGTCGATGACGGCGGCCCCGACGTGCTCGAGCTCCCGAAGTTCTCGGCGACGTTCGCGCCGTTCGCTGGCGTCGAGTGCTGGGTCGCACGCACCGGCTACACCGGCGAGGACGGGTTCGAGGTGCTGTGCCCGTGGGCCGACGCCGAGGCGGTGTGGGCGCTGTTCGCCGACGACGCGACGCCGTGCGGGCTCGGCGCGCGCGACACGCTGCGCATCGAGCAGGGCTTCCTCCTCTCGGGGCAGGACTTCCACCCCGAGGAGGAGCCGCGGACGCCCTACGAGGCCGACATCGGGTTCGCGGTCGATCTGGACGCCGAGTTCGTCGGACGCGACGCGCTCGCGGCACAGGCGGAGGCGGGCGTCGAGGAGACGTTCGTCGGCATCGAACTGCTCGACCGCGGCGTCCCGCGCCACGGCTACGACGTGACAAACGAGGACGGCCACGTCGTCGGGACGGTCACCTCGGGGACGATGAGCCCGAGCCTCGACAAGCCGATCGCGCTCGGCTACCTCCCGGTCGACCTCACCGACCCCGGCACCGAGGTCAGCGTGGTCGTTCGCGGGCGCGAGAAGCGCGCGAAGGTCGTCTCGGTTCCCTTCGAGTAA
- a CDS encoding transposase, translating into MSLEMEFHCPDCGETQDFWRVAAMTLHLGEKTKWRCNHCDYGLTRINGDRADPIEA; encoded by the coding sequence ATGAGCCTCGAGATGGAGTTCCACTGCCCCGACTGCGGCGAGACGCAGGACTTCTGGCGCGTCGCCGCGATGACGCTGCACCTGGGCGAGAAGACGAAGTGGCGCTGCAACCACTGCGACTACGGCCTCACGCGGATCAACGGCGACCGCGCCGACCCGATCGAAGCGTAA
- the mobA gene encoding molybdenum cofactor guanylyltransferase, with the protein MIDALVVLAGGRSTRFGDREKAVAKVAGAPMIVRVIDRLASAVGRTVVNCRRDQRPVIADALGSRPVRFAIDPVADAGPVAGMATGLEAAADAGATRALVVGCDMPGLDAATACALAARLDGGDSDHNDSGGGHRDANDATGGGGSDADAVVPVADGRRQPLGAVYRVAPAVEACAAVRDDGPLTAVLDRLRTVEAAVPAEPFVSVDTPEAVAAAARRLGERTGQ; encoded by the coding sequence GTGATCGACGCGCTCGTGGTCCTCGCCGGCGGGCGGTCGACGCGCTTCGGCGACCGCGAGAAGGCCGTCGCCAAGGTCGCCGGCGCGCCGATGATCGTCCGTGTAATCGACCGCCTCGCGTCGGCGGTCGGGAGGACGGTCGTCAACTGCCGGCGCGACCAGCGGCCCGTCATCGCCGACGCGCTCGGGTCGCGGCCGGTCCGGTTCGCGATCGACCCCGTCGCCGACGCCGGCCCGGTCGCGGGGATGGCGACGGGGCTGGAGGCAGCGGCCGACGCCGGGGCGACCCGAGCGCTCGTCGTCGGCTGCGACATGCCGGGGCTCGACGCCGCGACCGCGTGCGCGCTTGCGGCGCGCCTCGACGGCGGCGATAGCGACCACAACGATAGCGGCGGCGGTCATCGTGACGCCAACGACGCCACCGGCGGCGGCGGGTCCGACGCCGACGCGGTCGTTCCCGTCGCGGACGGCCGTCGCCAGCCGCTCGGAGCGGTCTACCGTGTCGCGCCGGCGGTCGAGGCGTGCGCGGCCGTCCGCGACGACGGCCCCCTGACGGCGGTGCTCGACCGCCTTCGAACCGTCGAGGCCGCCGTTCCCGCCGAGCCGTTCGTCAGCGTGGACACGCCCGAAGCGGTCGCCGCGGCGGCCCGGCGGCTCGGGGAACGGACCGGACAGTAG
- a CDS encoding fluoride efflux transporter FluC, producing MSRDPRVLTLALVAVGGAAGASARHAVGVALPGLWGTLAANVSGSLLLGFLLYEALRTDRLGDRTRTLLATGVLSSYTTYSTFVVETARADPVVGVAYLLGSYGLGIGAAVVGRDLAGRVDPRDDRVVRV from the coding sequence ATGTCGCGGGACCCTCGGGTGCTCACGCTCGCGCTCGTCGCCGTCGGCGGCGCCGCGGGCGCGTCCGCCCGCCACGCGGTCGGCGTGGCGCTCCCGGGGCTGTGGGGAACGCTCGCCGCGAACGTCTCGGGGAGCCTGCTGCTGGGCTTTCTCCTGTACGAGGCGCTTCGCACCGATCGCCTGGGCGACCGCACGCGAACGCTGCTGGCGACGGGGGTGCTCTCGTCGTACACGACCTACAGTACCTTCGTGGTCGAGACGGCGCGCGCGGATCCTGTCGTCGGCGTCGCGTACCTCCTCGGCAGCTACGGACTGGGGATCGGGGCGGCGGTCGTCGGTCGCGACCTCGCCGGGCGGGTCGACCCGCGGGACGACCGGGTGGTGCGGGTGTGA
- the gcvPB gene encoding aminomethyl-transferring glycine dehydrogenase subunit GcvPB: MNYDQARYGDDDRNEPLLSEKDSTEVDPGEGSALPDDLTRDSLELPGLSEPELARHYTRLSQMNWSVEAGPYPLGSCTMKYNPSFADDVAADPNAAVHPDRDPETVQGNLELLYGLQEYLATIGGMDAVTLQPPAGAAGEFTGIAVAKAYHERNGNDRSEVIVPASAHGTNFATAAMAGYDVVELPSGEDGRVDVEALEAAVSDDTAALMLTNPNTVGLFERDIVEIAEIVHDAGGLLYYDGANLNALLGRARPGDMGFDIMHYNVHKTFATPHGGGGPGAGPVGVVEELAEFLPRPRVRKAGEAGRVGAADGSDTATAADGGALAGHDHDHGNADDHDDEVEYELFDPEHSIGKVHGFSGNWLVLIRAYAYIRRLGDEGLLDASAKAVLNANYLASLLDLDVPYGPFHHEFAATAGERDAADVAKGMLDYGVHPPTTKWPEMVPEAMLTEPTEVENKRSLEDLANAFNEAFADTDEELHAAPTKTASRRVDQTSAARNPRLSWHALDESRNASENANGE; this comes from the coding sequence GTGAACTACGACCAAGCTCGCTACGGCGACGACGACCGCAACGAGCCGCTGCTGTCGGAGAAGGACTCGACCGAGGTCGACCCCGGCGAGGGCTCCGCGCTCCCGGATGACCTGACGCGCGACTCGCTGGAGCTCCCCGGACTCTCGGAGCCGGAGCTGGCGCGCCACTACACCCGCCTGTCGCAGATGAACTGGAGCGTCGAGGCGGGGCCGTACCCGCTGGGGTCGTGTACGATGAAGTACAACCCCTCGTTCGCCGACGACGTTGCGGCCGACCCGAACGCGGCGGTCCACCCAGACCGCGACCCCGAGACGGTGCAGGGGAACCTCGAACTCCTCTACGGGCTCCAGGAGTACCTCGCGACCATCGGCGGGATGGACGCGGTGACGCTACAGCCGCCCGCGGGCGCCGCCGGCGAGTTCACGGGCATCGCCGTCGCGAAGGCGTACCACGAGCGCAACGGCAACGACCGCAGCGAGGTGATCGTCCCGGCCTCGGCCCACGGCACCAACTTCGCCACCGCGGCGATGGCCGGCTACGACGTGGTCGAGCTCCCCTCCGGCGAGGACGGCCGCGTCGACGTGGAGGCGCTGGAGGCGGCCGTGAGCGACGACACCGCCGCGCTGATGCTCACCAACCCCAACACCGTGGGGCTGTTCGAGCGCGACATCGTCGAGATCGCCGAGATCGTCCACGACGCGGGCGGGCTGCTCTACTACGACGGCGCGAACCTCAACGCGCTGCTCGGGCGCGCCCGTCCCGGCGACATGGGCTTCGACATCATGCACTACAACGTCCACAAGACGTTCGCCACGCCCCACGGCGGCGGCGGTCCCGGCGCCGGGCCGGTCGGCGTCGTCGAGGAACTGGCCGAGTTCCTCCCCCGGCCAAGAGTGCGGAAAGCCGGCGAGGCGGGACGCGTCGGCGCCGCCGACGGATCCGATACCGCCACCGCCGCCGACGGGGGCGCCCTGGCGGGTCACGACCACGACCACGGCAACGCGGACGACCACGACGACGAGGTCGAGTACGAGCTATTCGACCCCGAACACTCCATCGGCAAGGTGCACGGCTTCTCGGGCAACTGGCTCGTGTTGATCCGGGCGTACGCGTACATCCGCCGGCTGGGCGACGAGGGACTGCTCGACGCCTCGGCGAAGGCGGTACTCAACGCGAACTACCTCGCGAGCCTGCTGGACCTGGATGTGCCGTACGGGCCGTTCCACCACGAGTTCGCCGCGACCGCGGGCGAGCGCGACGCCGCCGACGTGGCGAAGGGGATGCTCGATTACGGCGTCCACCCGCCGACGACGAAGTGGCCCGAGATGGTGCCGGAGGCGATGTTGACCGAACCGACCGAGGTCGAGAACAAGCGCTCGCTGGAGGACCTGGCGAACGCCTTCAACGAGGCGTTCGCCGACACCGACGAGGAGCTGCACGCGGCGCCGACGAAGACGGCGTCGCGTCGCGTCGACCAGACCTCAGCGGCGCGGAACCCGCGGCTCTCCTGGCACGCGCTGGACGAGTCGCGCAACGCCTCGGAGAACGCCAACGGGGAGTGA
- the crcB gene encoding fluoride efflux transporter CrcB produces MLAAVPDPALVAGGGAVGAVARYLVGSAVDRESFPLGTLTVNVLGSFLLGLLVFHPVGGDVLLLVGTGACGAFTTFSSFSVATVQLWDRGDRGRAVAFVAGNTLIAGGAVGLAAVLVGAV; encoded by the coding sequence ATGCTCGCCGCGGTTCCCGACCCCGCGCTCGTCGCCGGCGGCGGCGCCGTCGGCGCCGTCGCCCGGTACCTGGTGGGCTCGGCGGTCGACCGCGAGTCGTTCCCGCTGGGGACGCTGACGGTGAACGTCCTCGGGAGCTTCCTGCTCGGACTGCTCGTCTTCCATCCCGTCGGCGGCGACGTGCTCCTGCTGGTCGGGACGGGCGCCTGCGGCGCCTTCACCACGTTCTCGTCGTTCTCCGTGGCGACGGTGCAGTTGTGGGACCGCGGCGACCGCGGACGCGCCGTCGCCTTCGTCGCCGGCAACACCCTCATCGCGGGCGGCGCCGTCGGGCTCGCGGCCGTCCTCGTCGGCGCGGTGTGA
- a CDS encoding cold-shock protein, producing the protein MANGKVDFFKDTGGYGFISTEDEDDDVFFHMEDVGGPDLTEGEEIEFDIEQAPKGPRATNVVRN; encoded by the coding sequence ATGGCAAACGGAAAGGTTGACTTCTTCAAAGACACTGGCGGCTACGGTTTCATTTCTACCGAGGACGAGGACGACGACGTGTTCTTCCACATGGAGGACGTTGGCGGTCCGGATCTGACGGAGGGTGAGGAGATCGAATTCGACATCGAACAGGCCCCGAAGGGCCCGCGCGCGACGAACGTCGTCCGCAACTAA
- a CDS encoding universal stress protein: MSRRVLVALDQSDQSTKALDHALAVHGDETLVLVNVVDPTRWVSAGDGEGMDPYYSKELEESAKEASDELLESAAERARDRGVDVETVRLVGGPAQSILEYLDDEGDDIDQVVMGSHGRRGLTRVLMGSVAEKVTRRSSVPVTVVR; this comes from the coding sequence ATGTCACGACGCGTACTCGTCGCGCTCGATCAGTCCGATCAGTCCACGAAGGCGCTCGACCACGCGCTGGCGGTCCACGGGGACGAGACGCTCGTGCTCGTCAACGTCGTCGACCCCACGCGATGGGTGTCCGCCGGCGACGGCGAGGGGATGGACCCGTACTACTCGAAGGAGTTGGAGGAATCGGCGAAGGAGGCGAGCGACGAACTGCTCGAATCGGCCGCCGAGCGCGCCCGCGACCGCGGCGTCGACGTGGAGACCGTCCGGCTGGTCGGCGGACCCGCCCAGTCCATCCTCGAGTACCTCGACGACGAGGGCGACGACATCGATCAGGTGGTGATGGGGAGCCACGGGCGCAGGGGGCTCACCCGCGTGCTCATGGGCAGCGTCGCCGAGAAGGTGACGCGGCGGTCGTCGGTTCCGGTGACGGTCGTTCGCTGA
- a CDS encoding MFS transporter, which produces MTNKIEQLILATVAFFWAFLMWFSTAAFSPSIGQFYGLTTGQLALLASSAIWLSPPGRVLAGWAADRFGAHNVFAFVLAATGGVSVLSAYASEVAFLSAFEVLFVERMVVASAGATFVVGIQHVAQWFDEHEIGTAEGLYAGTGNVGAGVGALLLPRIYGTNFSEAFLHLGLVAIGIAVVYKWRGRAARDRATAETAKANTSLGDTLYVWTRYAAVGLMLAYAMSFGLEIAMNSWLPTYYADGFAGPISDLGFEGVAAVQTAAGTFAAVQSFNASLFRPFSGYMSDLWQRKGWTPYPVLSTSQEYSPRVHWLMTALICITVAMLALTAAGLAGLLPVSVVVLAVFGVTVSFGTGGVFAIVPVLFEDRPGTASGFVGGVSTSGGIVYPLVYGYVPNIHAGYAVVAVVFFVPIMAFYLWAMRHDDDPRDHGIGSARRWLGDRGGDGVAAAGGDD; this is translated from the coding sequence ATGACTAACAAGATCGAGCAGCTGATCCTGGCGACGGTCGCGTTCTTCTGGGCCTTCCTCATGTGGTTCTCGACGGCCGCGTTCTCGCCCAGCATCGGCCAGTTCTACGGGCTGACGACGGGACAGCTGGCGCTGCTGGCGAGTTCGGCGATCTGGCTGTCGCCGCCGGGGCGCGTGCTCGCCGGCTGGGCCGCCGACCGCTTCGGCGCGCACAACGTCTTCGCGTTCGTGCTGGCGGCGACGGGCGGCGTCTCGGTGCTGTCGGCGTACGCCTCGGAGGTGGCGTTCCTCTCGGCGTTCGAGGTGCTGTTCGTCGAGCGGATGGTCGTCGCCAGCGCGGGTGCGACCTTCGTCGTCGGCATCCAGCACGTCGCCCAGTGGTTCGACGAACACGAGATCGGCACCGCCGAGGGGCTGTACGCCGGGACGGGCAACGTCGGCGCCGGCGTCGGCGCGCTGCTGCTCCCCCGGATCTACGGGACGAACTTCTCGGAGGCGTTCCTCCATCTGGGGCTCGTGGCGATCGGGATCGCCGTCGTCTACAAGTGGCGCGGGCGGGCCGCCCGCGACCGCGCGACCGCCGAGACCGCCAAGGCGAACACGTCGCTCGGGGACACGCTGTACGTCTGGACGCGCTACGCCGCCGTCGGGCTGATGCTGGCGTACGCGATGTCGTTCGGGCTGGAGATCGCGATGAACTCGTGGCTCCCCACCTACTACGCCGACGGGTTCGCCGGCCCCATCTCGGATCTGGGCTTCGAGGGCGTCGCGGCCGTCCAGACAGCTGCGGGGACGTTCGCGGCGGTCCAGTCGTTCAACGCCTCGCTGTTCCGGCCGTTCTCTGGGTACATGTCCGACCTGTGGCAGCGCAAGGGGTGGACGCCGTACCCCGTCCTCTCGACGAGTCAGGAGTACTCGCCGCGGGTCCACTGGCTGATGACGGCGCTGATCTGTATCACGGTCGCGATGCTGGCGCTGACGGCCGCCGGGTTGGCTGGTCTGCTGCCCGTCTCCGTGGTCGTGCTCGCCGTCTTCGGCGTGACTGTCAGCTTCGGCACCGGCGGCGTGTTCGCCATCGTGCCGGTGCTCTTCGAGGACCGCCCGGGCACCGCCTCGGGGTTCGTCGGCGGGGTCTCCACGAGCGGCGGGATCGTCTACCCGCTCGTGTACGGCTACGTCCCGAACATCCACGCGGGCTACGCCGTCGTGGCGGTGGTCTTCTTCGTCCCGATCATGGCCTTCTACCTGTGGGCGATGCGCCACGACGACGACCCGCGCGACCACGGGATCGGCTCGGCGCGGCGCTGGCTCGGCGACCGCGGCGGCGACGGCGTCGCAGCCGCGGGGGGTGACGACTGA
- a CDS encoding acyl-CoA thioesterase — MTFETTVPVRYRDLDPMSHVNNAVYATYFEEVRTAFFREEVGIDLADSQAALASLSIDFRAPIQGTGTVRAVLEVTDVGTTSLTFGYELHYEDRLVAEGETVQVAIGEDGPEPLPDPVRTAAQRHATE; from the coding sequence ATGACCTTCGAGACGACGGTTCCGGTCCGCTATCGCGACCTCGACCCGATGAGCCACGTGAACAACGCCGTCTACGCGACCTACTTCGAGGAGGTACGAACCGCCTTCTTCCGCGAGGAGGTCGGCATCGATCTGGCGGACTCGCAGGCGGCGCTGGCGTCGCTCTCGATCGACTTTCGCGCGCCGATTCAGGGCACCGGCACCGTCCGTGCGGTCCTCGAGGTGACCGACGTGGGGACGACCAGCCTCACGTTCGGGTACGAACTGCACTACGAGGACCGTCTCGTCGCCGAGGGCGAGACCGTCCAGGTCGCGATCGGCGAGGACGGCCCCGAGCCGCTTCCGGACCCGGTCCGCACGGCCGCACAGCGACACGCGACCGAGTGA
- the gcvH gene encoding glycine cleavage system protein GcvH, protein MSFDVPEDLRYRESHEWIDPETGRVGISEFAQDELGDVVFVELPGEGDAVEAGGEFGVVESIKAVSDLYAPVSGEVVAVNEALFDAPELVNDDPFGDGWMLELDFDEGELDDLLSADEYRDQIA, encoded by the coding sequence ATGAGCTTCGACGTTCCCGAGGACCTGCGCTACCGCGAGTCACACGAGTGGATCGACCCGGAGACGGGCCGCGTCGGCATCTCCGAGTTCGCACAGGACGAACTCGGCGACGTGGTCTTCGTGGAGCTTCCGGGCGAGGGCGACGCCGTGGAGGCCGGCGGCGAGTTCGGCGTCGTCGAGTCGATCAAGGCCGTCTCGGACCTGTACGCGCCGGTCTCCGGCGAGGTCGTCGCCGTCAACGAGGCGCTGTTCGACGCGCCCGAACTCGTCAACGACGACCCCTTCGGCGACGGCTGGATGCTCGAACTCGACTTCGATGAGGGGGAACTCGACGACCTCCTCTCGGCCGACGAGTACCGCGACCAGATCGCCTGA
- the aceA gene encoding isocitrate lyase has product MHPSELDQDVFTKDIDNPQGAKLRRMLDEQDYVFAPGMYHALDARLAEMAGLDAAYMSGYSTVLGQFGFPDLEMVTMTEMVENAKRMVEATNLPVIADCDTGYGGTHNVRRAVREYEKAGVAAVHIEDQTTPKRCGHIAGKQIVSREKARSRFEAAVDAKQSEDTVVIARTDAYGSANGDWEEHLERGRIYADAGVDLVWPEMPDPSREDAVEYAETIHETHPDLDLAFNYSSSFEWGAEEDPLTFEELGDLGYTYQFITLYALHSGAHAVYEDMQNIAENGAEAQWDLEERYIGHETESHHALSFVDRYQDIETQFDPDAEERIEESAGFAEDRSEPITSNDDD; this is encoded by the coding sequence ATGCACCCCTCAGAACTCGACCAGGACGTCTTCACGAAGGACATCGACAACCCCCAGGGCGCGAAGCTGCGCCGGATGCTCGACGAGCAGGACTACGTCTTCGCCCCCGGGATGTACCACGCGCTCGACGCCCGGCTGGCGGAGATGGCCGGCCTCGACGCCGCGTACATGTCGGGCTACTCCACCGTCCTCGGCCAGTTCGGCTTCCCGGACCTGGAGATGGTGACGATGACCGAAATGGTCGAGAACGCCAAACGCATGGTCGAGGCGACGAACCTGCCGGTCATCGCCGACTGCGACACCGGCTACGGCGGCACCCACAACGTCCGCCGCGCCGTCCGCGAGTACGAGAAGGCCGGCGTCGCCGCCGTCCACATCGAGGACCAGACGACGCCCAAGCGCTGCGGCCACATCGCGGGCAAGCAGATCGTCTCCCGCGAGAAGGCGCGCTCGCGCTTCGAGGCGGCCGTCGACGCCAAGCAGAGCGAGGACACGGTCGTCATCGCCCGCACCGACGCCTACGGCTCGGCCAACGGCGACTGGGAGGAGCACCTCGAGCGCGGCCGGATATACGCCGACGCCGGCGTCGACCTCGTCTGGCCCGAGATGCCCGACCCCTCGCGCGAGGACGCCGTCGAGTACGCCGAGACGATCCACGAGACGCACCCCGACCTGGATCTGGCGTTCAACTACTCGTCCTCGTTCGAGTGGGGCGCCGAGGAGGACCCGCTCACGTTCGAGGAGCTGGGCGATCTGGGCTACACGTACCAGTTCATCACCCTCTACGCGCTGCACTCGGGCGCCCACGCGGTCTACGAGGACATGCAGAACATCGCCGAGAACGGCGCCGAGGCGCAGTGGGACCTGGAGGAGCGCTACATCGGCCACGAGACCGAGAGCCACCACGCGCTCTCGTTCGTCGACCGCTACCAGGACATCGAGACGCAGTTCGACCCCGATGCCGAGGAGCGCATCGAGGAGTCCGCCGGCTTCGCTGAGGACCGCTCGGAGCCGATCACCTCGAACGACGACGACTGA
- the gcvPA gene encoding aminomethyl-transferring glycine dehydrogenase subunit GcvPA, with product MSGRSAGVSGSPFAPHTADETAAMLDALGVDEEADLFDIPDEVAFDGEFGIPQRGERAVVGDLRETFARNDDLTEFLGRGHYSHYVPAVVDDLSSRSEFLTSYTQYQPEITQGFLQALFEYQSILVELTGLPVANCSMYDAATALAEAALLSDRLRSTSGSTVLVPENLRDGKRGTLDNYVDGSDLSVETYPYADNTADLDALGELVGEDTAFVYAETPTVTGAIEPDLAAVGDLADEHDALFCVGSDPVALSLLEEPASVGADVVVGEAGALGLPASYGMGLGLFACREEYLRQVPGRLVGESEDADDRRAFTLTLQTREQHIRKERATSNICTNQAWVALRAAMHAAYLGPDGLVDLAEDCVRDAASVAASLDALDGVEAPLDDRHHFREFTVGVDDAPGVAAGLEEHGFAVHTLDDGTLQVCVTDLNVDAADDLVAAFAEVTA from the coding sequence ATGAGCGGACGCAGCGCGGGAGTGAGCGGCTCGCCGTTTGCCCCCCACACCGCCGACGAGACGGCGGCGATGCTCGACGCGCTCGGCGTCGACGAGGAGGCAGACCTGTTCGACATCCCCGACGAGGTCGCCTTCGACGGCGAGTTCGGCATCCCACAGCGCGGCGAGCGGGCGGTCGTCGGCGACCTCCGGGAGACGTTCGCGCGCAACGACGACCTCACCGAGTTCCTCGGTCGCGGGCACTACTCCCACTACGTCCCCGCGGTCGTCGACGACCTCTCCTCGCGCTCGGAGTTCCTCACGAGCTACACGCAGTACCAGCCGGAGATCACCCAGGGGTTCCTCCAGGCGCTGTTCGAGTACCAGTCGATCCTCGTCGAGTTGACGGGGCTGCCGGTCGCCAACTGCTCGATGTACGACGCCGCGACCGCGCTCGCGGAGGCGGCGCTGTTGTCCGACCGGCTTCGCTCGACCTCCGGGTCGACCGTGCTCGTCCCCGAGAACCTACGCGACGGTAAGCGCGGCACCCTCGATAACTACGTCGACGGCTCGGACCTCTCGGTCGAGACGTATCCCTACGCCGACAACACGGCCGACCTCGACGCGCTCGGGGAGCTGGTCGGCGAGGACACCGCGTTCGTGTACGCCGAGACGCCGACCGTGACGGGCGCCATCGAGCCCGACCTTGCGGCCGTCGGCGACCTCGCCGACGAGCACGACGCGCTCTTTTGCGTCGGCTCGGACCCGGTCGCGCTGTCGCTGCTCGAGGAGCCCGCGTCCGTCGGCGCGGACGTGGTCGTCGGCGAGGCCGGCGCGCTCGGCCTACCCGCGAGCTACGGCATGGGCCTCGGCCTGTTCGCCTGTCGCGAGGAGTACCTCCGGCAGGTGCCCGGCCGGCTCGTCGGCGAGAGCGAGGACGCCGACGACCGCCGGGCGTTCACGCTGACGCTGCAGACCAGAGAACAGCACATCCGCAAGGAGCGGGCCACCTCGAACATCTGCACGAACCAGGCGTGGGTGGCGCTGCGGGCGGCGATGCACGCGGCGTACCTCGGCCCAGACGGACTCGTCGATCTGGCCGAGGACTGCGTCCGCGACGCCGCCTCGGTTGCGGCCTCGCTCGACGCGCTCGACGGCGTCGAGGCGCCGCTCGACGACCGCCATCACTTCCGTGAGTTCACGGTCGGCGTGGACGACGCGCCCGGCGTCGCCGCAGGGCTCGAAGAACACGGATTCGCCGTCCACACACTCGACGACGGGACGCTGCAGGTGTGCGTGACCGACCTGAACGTCGACGCGGCCGACGACCTGGTCGCCGCGTTCGCGGAGGTGACAGCATGA